In a single window of the Pseudomonas sp. B21-015 genome:
- the fliG gene encoding flagellar motor switch protein FliG has translation MSDNRAAVAKLSRVDKAAILLLSLGSTDAAQVLRHMGPKEVQRVGVAMAQMGNVHREQVEQVMSEFVDIVGDQTSLGVGSDDYVRKMLTQALGEDKANGLIDRILLGGNTSGLDSLKWMEPRAVADVIRYEHPQIQAIVVAYLDPDQAGEVLGNFDHKVRLDIILRVSSLNTVQPAALKELNQILEKQFSGNSNASRTTLGGIKRAADIMNFLDSSIEGQLMDSIREVDEDLSGQIEDLMFVFNNLSDVDDRGIQALLREVSSDVLVLALKGSDEGVKEKIFKNMSKRAAELLRDDLEAKGPVRVSDVETAQKEILTIARRMAEAGEIVLGGKGGEEMI, from the coding sequence ATGAGTGATAACCGAGCCGCTGTCGCCAAACTGTCCCGGGTTGATAAAGCCGCGATTCTGCTGCTGTCCCTGGGTTCTACAGACGCCGCGCAAGTGCTGCGCCACATGGGGCCCAAAGAGGTCCAGCGTGTGGGTGTGGCCATGGCCCAGATGGGTAACGTGCACCGCGAGCAGGTCGAACAGGTCATGAGCGAGTTCGTCGACATCGTCGGCGATCAGACCAGCCTGGGCGTCGGCTCCGATGACTACGTGCGCAAAATGCTCACCCAGGCCCTGGGCGAAGACAAGGCCAACGGCCTGATCGACCGGATCCTGCTGGGCGGCAACACCAGTGGCCTCGACAGCCTGAAGTGGATGGAGCCGCGTGCTGTTGCCGACGTGATCCGTTACGAGCACCCGCAGATCCAGGCGATCGTGGTGGCGTACCTCGACCCGGATCAGGCCGGTGAAGTGCTGGGCAACTTCGACCACAAGGTCCGGCTGGATATCATTCTGCGGGTGTCCTCGCTGAACACCGTGCAGCCGGCGGCCCTGAAAGAACTCAACCAGATTCTCGAGAAGCAGTTCTCCGGCAACTCGAATGCCTCGCGAACCACCCTGGGTGGCATCAAGCGCGCGGCCGACATCATGAACTTCCTCGACAGTTCGATCGAGGGTCAGCTGATGGACTCGATCCGCGAAGTCGACGAAGACCTGTCCGGTCAGATCGAAGACCTCATGTTTGTGTTCAACAACCTGTCCGATGTCGACGACCGTGGCATTCAGGCGCTGTTGCGCGAAGTGTCCTCGGACGTTCTGGTGCTGGCCCTCAAGGGGTCGGACGAAGGCGTCAAGGAAAAGATCTTCAAGAACATGTCCAAACGGGCGGCCGAACTGTTGCGCGACGACCTCGAGGCCAAAGGCCCGGTGCGCGTCAGCGACGTGGAAACGGCGCAGAAAGAAATCCTCACCATTGCCCGCCGTATGGCC